The stretch of DNA CAAATTTTAATGTGTTCGACATAAACAAGTTAGGATACGTAACCGAAATATACCTAATTGTATGAGATTactatgataatataattgtgTTAATGTCCCCAAACATCTTCAATTCGTTTCGATAAATAAAACGACACTATTTAACCGCTCTCGTTTAGTTTGCTTGCTAATCTCGCGCAGCGAAGTCGCACACAGATCAATTTTGCTCTCGACTCAACCAACATGTTCGCAAATAAAGTGGTACTAGTGACGGGTGGTAGCTCCGGTATCGGCGCAGCTACGGTGGAGGCATTCGCTAAAGAGGGCGCTTCTGTGGCCTTCGTGGGAAGAAACGAAGCCAGGCTGAAGGAAGTAGCAAGCAGTTGCCAGCAGCACGGAGCCAACGTCCTGGTCATCAGAGCAGATGTCTCCAAAGACGAGGAAGCGAACACCATCGTACAACAAACTGTAGACAAGTTCGGGAAACTCGATGTCCTTGTTAACAACGCTGGAATCCTGCGGTTTGCGAGTGTACTAGAACCGACTTTAATCAATACTTTTGATGAAATTATGAACACGAATTTACGTCCAGTCGTCCTCATCACTAGCCTGGCTATTCCTCATTTGATTGCTACAAAAGGGAGCATAGTAAACGTATCCAGTGTACTATCATCAATAGTGAGGATACCAGGGATCATGTCGTATAGCATGTCCAAGGCTGCTATGGATCACTTCACGAAATTCGCTGCATTGGAGCTGGGGCCTTCTGGAGTGCGAGTGAACTCTGTGAACCCTGGCCCAGTTATTACTAACATCGCGGCTGGTTCTGGCTTTGCTCCTGAACTGCTAGAAGACACAGGAGCTCATACGCCGTTGGGGAAGGCTGCGCAGTCTATGGAGATTGGTGATATGATTGTGTATCTAGCCAGTGATAAGGCAAAGAGTGTTACCGGCTCCTGCATTGTCATGGATAATGGACTGGCGCTGCAGTAACAGACTCTGAAAGTGAATAGAAATATTTGAAGACGTTTAATCCTACTATTGCACACGATCGCGATGTCATACTGTCTATAAACCTATTTGATTGACATAATTGTATGTTAATTAAGATTCAGTGATTaaacattatataattatgcTTAAACCaagattttatgtttaatttttatattttactttttattttgttgccaACGCCGGGAATTGACAGTTTTTTAAATGATTGTAATCACCGTGTTTTTTTGAACGAAAAAACTGCATAATTGGTAAATGGTAATAGTAAGTACTTTATATTGATAAATGAATCTGTTAACAACCAAAGCTGTTTATCATTATTTCTATACATACAATTTACactctaatataataatataaagctgaagagtctgttgtttaaacgcgcttatctccggaaacactagtccgatttgaataattatttttgtgattgaTAGTATAGCATTTATTGCGAATACtcaaacaacgctagcgttctttgacatcggttttctgtgaagccatggtatcactccggccaagccgatccattcgtgccgaagcatgtccCACCCACAATAATTCTATTTAATATAGTAGTGTTATGTCTATatctacagttttttttttaagtctaacTGTTATCTGCAATTGCGCTCGCGTGCTTCAGTGTCTTAACTAGATCCAGGTCAAAAAACATATCAATTGAGACGTAAAAAACACAGACAAACACACTGCACCgttattatatgtacatattactAAAGATTAATCGAGTCAAAGCAATATAGTGAAAATATTACTGCCTAGTttgtcaagtggtcgcaagtgcaactgccaaGCAAGGAGTCTTGGAATCGATGCCCAGATCAGACACAGTATTGCTGGGcaattttcgtttttatttaacttctcagtagtagcacggagtctggcatagtgtccagtatatg from Spodoptera frugiperda isolate SF20-4 chromosome 11, AGI-APGP_CSIRO_Sfru_2.0, whole genome shotgun sequence encodes:
- the LOC118275124 gene encoding uncharacterized oxidoreductase MexAM1_META1p0182-like, with translation MFANKVVLVTGGSSGIGAATVEAFAKEGASVAFVGRNEARLKEVASSCQQHGANVLVIRADVSKDEEANTIVQQTVDKFGKLDVLVNNAGILRFASVLEPTLINTFDEIMNTNLRPVVLITSLAIPHLIATKGSIVNVSSVLSSIVRIPGIMSYSMSKAAMDHFTKFAALELGPSGVRVNSVNPGPVITNIAAGSGFAPELLEDTGAHTPLGKAAQSMEIGDMIVYLASDKAKSVTGSCIVMDNGLALQ